The Arachis ipaensis cultivar K30076 chromosome B05, Araip1.1, whole genome shotgun sequence nucleotide sequence ATGATTCAATTTAGTGAGCTTTGCAAATATAGCAGGTAGATTCCCAGAAAAATGGTTGGAAGTAAGATGCCTATAGAAAAGTTGAAGTTTAGAATAGATAAATTCAACACTTTAGGTTTCTATAAAAATGCAAGCAACTTAAAGCAATTAGTGAACCTGGAAATGAATTTTGCATCAATGGTTATCCAAACTGTTGCAAAGTAACCAAATCAAAGGCAAATgagttaaaattttgaaaaatcagTCAATAAACAAATAATTATGCTGCTTGAATCTTACAAACGTAAGCCCTAAATGCTAAACTAGCACTTCATGATCCCAAAACTCAAAACTATTTCTCAACAATTTAGATAACAAACTCAACCACAACAATTACAAAATGACAACTGAATATAAAGCGCTTACAGTCTTTCTTGGCGACGGAGAGGGCTGTTTGGTGACAGCGATGAAGGAGGTGCTTGGTGACAGCAGTATTCTTGGTGACGGAGAGGTGCTTGGTGACGGCAAGGGCTTCTTGGACGATGGGGCTCTCTGCTATGGAGAAGAGCGCCGTGGTAGGGACTAGCGACTTGGCGACGAGGAACGCACCACCGTGAATTTCAGTTGGAGAAATCTGTTCATTGTAAGGAATCACCTAAGCagtcaatataaaatatataaacaaGATCATAaatgttaaaataatttatagCAGTAACACCTCAGATATGTATAATGGTACAACTGCAGATGTAACACCGATTCCTATACCAGCTAGCAAGCGGCCAACAATCAGTATCTGAATGCTTTGAGCTGTAGCACTGTAATTTGTGATGTTtagcatcatttaaaaaaaaacataaaggaTGGTTAACAATACAAACAAAGGTTATTATCTCACTAAGTACAACTTGATCAAACAAATTATAagcatttatatataaatataaaataaagctttaatttcaaaaagTAGAAACTAACAGCTGCATAGTTCACACAGTTGAAAATCCATAATCATGAATTCTGGAAATTTACATAATCATAACATAATTCAACCCATGGTTCTGAAAACTGAACCAGACCGGCTGGTTCAACCGGAATAACCGAGAACCGGTCACCTAGCCGGTCCGGGTAACGTCGAAAACCGATTGGCAGAGAACCGGTGAAAAAACCGGTCAAACCggcggttaaccggtgaaccgggaGAACCGTCCGGTTTTTTAGCGGTTTTATGGTTTGCACCCTGAGAggccaaacgacgtcgttttgaattttttttttttaaaaaaaaagagaaaggcgTAACACCCAGTGCACCCACTAACCCTAATCAGTTTCCCCTTTCCCCTTTCCAAGTGCATTCAGCAGCCATTCACCCACCATTGCCACCAAGCTCCAGATTTGAGAAACCACCGAGCCACCCACAGCCATCCACAGCAGCCGCGACCACCACCGCGTTCTGCTTCTACCTGAGCCCGCCTCCTCGTCGCCAAAAGTCGCCGACACCGCGTCTTCACTCGCCGCCGGTAAGACTCTGTTCTTGACTTCTTGTCTTCTTGATTTATTTGCTGCCTTCTGGGCTTCTAGGTTCTGATTATGATTTACGAGCTCGCCTGCTCTATGGTTGAACTTGCTTCCTTATGAATTCTGATGATGATTTATGAGTTCTATGCttcttgattttgattttctgatCTCGCCTCCCTCTGAACTTGCTGCCTTCTGATTATGAGTTCTGTGCTTGAATATGTTTTGCTGCTTCATGATGAATATGTTTGctgaatataattttttattttgaatgctGTATGAATTGATATAATCTTCTGGGTTCTGAATTGTTATCATTTTGAATTTTGCTATAATTGTTGGATGTAATTTGTAATTTGGATTTCTAGATTTTGGATTTGGATTCGCTTCTGAAGTCATGACAAATTCCTCGcccaattcaatcaatcatgtcATTCACAAATCCCTCGcccaattcaatcaatcatggcATTCACGGACATGTTCCTGCATTgaagtattttttttgttaatctaTGTAAGGCAGAGGTGTGCGTGCTCTGGGTCACAAAGGGTGTTGAACAGAACTTTGGAAAGGAGATTAAGGAAATGATGAGTGGGCACTCGAAAGAGAAGGTTATAGTTCATGACACTGCTGTGCTTGGCAGGCCGAACGTGTCTGAGATGAGTGTCAATGCTGCCAACAACTTTGGTGCTCAAGTCGTCATTGTCACAAGCAATCCTCAAGGAAGCAGAGATGTTGTCAATGCATGCAAAGCTAATGGAATTGCAGCCTTTGGTCCCATTTGGGATTCCTAGTTCTTCCATCTCTAATATATTGCTTCTTAATTTTGTTTAATATATTGTTGCTATGTGTTCTTGGTATGCATTgaagtattttttttgttaatctcTTTATATGTTGTGTTCTCCTTGGCTACATAAAATCATTCTTGGTATGGTAGAAATTTCTAGAATTAGGTAATTGTTGAGAATATAGTTTAgaaggttttttatttttattggtacCATTTGTTTCTAAATAATGGAGATCCTGTCTTAATTATTATGAATGTATTATCTCTATTAGTGTTTTTACTGAGCATCTTAATGTATTCAGGGTTGGTATTTTTAAGAAACCTGTTAATATCTAATTTTGAGGTATAACACTTTTAGTCTCATGTTGAGGTATAACTTCAAAATTATttccatattaaaatttttagatttagaaattattaaatttaaatattgaaaattatatattattttttaataattttatttatatttaattaaaccggttgaaccccggttgaaCCCTGGTCGAACCACTGAACCAGTGAACCAATTGCTTCATcggttcattgaccggtccggttctcgcaaccttgattCAACCAAATAATAAACAACCAAAAAATAAAACACCAAAAAATAAAACACCAAAAAGCAATAGAAGATACCTGTAGAGGCATCTCCAATCGGGAGCATCTCCAATCGGGACTGGGAGGAGGAACAGGGGAGTCGACGAGCAGAGAGCAAAGGGGAGCCTTATACT carries:
- the LOC107640688 gene encoding uncharacterized protein LOC107640688 encodes the protein MVNNTNKEKGVTPSAPTNPNQFPLSPFQVHSAAIHPPLPPSSRFEKPPSHPQPSTAAATTTAFCFYLSPPPRRQKSPTPRLHSPPAEVCVLWVTKGVEQNFGKEIKEMMSGHSKEKVIVHDTAVLGRPNVSEMSVNAANNFGAQVVIVTSNPQGSRDVVNACKANGIAAFGPIWDS
- the LOC107640689 gene encoding uncharacterized protein LOC107640689 isoform X1, which encodes MMLNITNYSATAQSIQILIVGRLLAGIGIGVTSAVVPLYISEISPTEIHGGAFLVAKSLVPTTALFSIAESPIVQEALAVTKHLSVTKNTAVTKHLLHRCHQTALSVAKKDFWITIDAKFISRHLTSNHFSGNLPAIFAKLTKLNHVLEQLVKLMLLVSRNPDHVIELVGEFQFQRLMLNCKLILMILSHLANYKSMLEVFEAGGDFHSRTAMNMYPYIRDAVNEKHLLLVKTNPQFHF
- the LOC107640689 gene encoding uncharacterized protein LOC107640689 isoform X3 — its product is MMLNITNYSATAQSIQILIVGRLLAGIGIGVTSAVVPLYISEISPTEIHGGAFLVAKSLVPTTALFSIAESPIVQEALAVTKHLSVTKNTAVTKHLLHRCHQTALSVAKKDFWITIDAKFISRHLTSNHFSGNLPAIFAKLTKLNHVLEQLVKLMLLVSRNPDHVIELVGEFQFQRLMLNCKLILMIMMDKHHCITLLSTSRK
- the LOC107640689 gene encoding uncharacterized protein LOC107640689 isoform X2, with translation MMLNITNYSATAQSIQILIVGRLLAGIGIGVTSAVVPLYISEISPTEIHGGAFLVAKSLVPTTALFSIAESPIVQEALAVTKHLSVTKNTAVTKHLLHRCHQTALSVAKKDFWITIDAKFISRHLTSNHFSGNLPAIFAKLTKLNHVLEQLVKLMLLVSRNPDHVIELVGEFQFQRLMLNCKLILMVVQGSGMNFFIQKLKLLIILASFLFDEVHASTYFSVQSFDYNIGG